Proteins co-encoded in one Nothobranchius furzeri strain GRZ-AD chromosome 4, NfurGRZ-RIMD1, whole genome shotgun sequence genomic window:
- the acd gene encoding adrenocortical dysplasia protein homolog → MYRLRHKPMQPWIEGLVLNYSDREGEEAGAPDGDRTPGRKRWLKAYVLEVSHLPESKLRAFEGPNVVLFLSDGQVKIPAVLTASAWARIQEEEGRENLNNFLNATVHLQVERLQFDVTPDKFTSRFYLVLSGLSTVEAGLVRQHTPCYTSLPSIRMKIDQTWSARQRAQDSQRSHDEPDLSQLLWQEEWLRSSVNDVVERMTTHTTPQPSASAYHSSITGPATSWDQDRVRYQAETPFTVPVRFLLIPQHLETGTDAGLRTHTGTELAAHNDATGQIPEPAGVESVRDAEESSAVLTEDDFPQEEVTRRPTSNPWDIYPPPCISSESSPEPTPTLSGTTSGPDSATMVTSSPYVQISLPPYQKQQNSSILPTNSAEKSLPEPPASDTTQNTRTHQNLQALDRDYQDRAQVDTRNLKRKRHDVPLQRVEEEEFSHSPPSWLFETQPEPARTKEGSGPKQRAVRTTSSVHIDGKRFSYTYSVTGQNLQDFSRFRVAASVLHWAVKYLLTPKPAEPPPNIS, encoded by the coding sequence ATGTATCGGCTCCGACACAAGCCGATGCAACCGTGGATAGAAGGCCTGGTTCTGAACTACAGCGACCGGGAAGGCGAGGAGGCGGGAGCCCCGGACGGAGACCGAACACCGGGAAGGAAACGCTGGCTGAAGGCGTATGTCCTCGAGGTCAGTCATCTGCCTGAATCCAAGCTTCGGGCCTTCGAGGGCCCCAATGTTGTGCTCTTTCTGTCCGACGGGCAGGTGAAGATACCGGCCGTGCTTACCGCCTCCGCCTGGGCGCGGATCCAGGAGGAGGAGGGTCGGGAGAACTTAAACAACTTCCTAAACGCCACGGTGCACCTTCAGGTCGAGCGGCTGCAGTTTGACGTGACTCCCGATAAGTTCACCTCCAGGTTCTACTTGGTGCTGAGCGGTCTGAGTACAGTAGAGGCCGGCCTGGTTAGACAGCACACGCCCTGCTACACCTCCCTGCCCTCCATCAGAATGAAGATCGATCAGACCTGGAGCGCCCGGCAGCGAGCTCAGGACTCCCAGAGGAGCCACGACGAACCCGACTTGTCCCAGCTGCTGTGGCAGGAAGAGTGGCTGCGGAGCAGCGTGAATGATGTCGTGGAGAGGATGACCACACACACGACTCCACAACCTTCCGCTTCTGCTTACCACTCATCTATAACCGGACCTGCCACCAGCTGGGACCAGGACCGGGTCAGGTACCAGGCAGAGACTCCTTTCACTGTCCCAGTGAGGTTTCTTCTCATCCCTCAGCATTTAGAGACGGGGACAGATGCTGGACTCAGGACGCACACAGGGACAGAGCTGGCAGCTCATAATGATGCAACCGGGCAGATTCCAGAACCGGCTGGTGTGGAATCGGTCCGTGATGCAGAAGAGAGCTCAGCTGTTCTGACAGAGGacgacttcccacaggaggaagtaACTCGAAGGCCTACATCCAACCCCTGGGACATCTACCCTCCTCCGTGCATCAGCTCTGAATCTTCTCCAGAACCTACACCGACCCTCTCCGGTACCACATCTGGACCTGATTCTGCTACCATGGTAACCAGCTCACCTTATGTTCAGATCTCCCTCCCTCCCTACCAAAAACAGCAGAACAGCAGCATCCTGCCCACTAACTCAGCTGAGAAGAGTTTACCAGAACCTCCTGCCTCAGACACCACCCAGAACACCAGGACTCATCAGAACCTTCAAGCTTTGGACAGAGACTATCAGGACAGGGCTCAGGTCGACACCAGGAACCTGAAGAGGAAGCGACACGATGTCCCACTACAGAGGGTGGAGGAGGAAGAGTTCAGCCACAGCCCGCCATCTTGGCTCTTTGAGACCCAACCAGAACCCGCCAGAACCAAAGAGGGGAGTGGTCCAAAACAAAGAGCTGTGAGAACaacctcctctgttcacatcgaTGGCAAAAGGTTCTCATACACCTACAGTGTGACCGGACAGAACCTGCAGGACTTCAGT